The following are from one region of the Actinopolyspora halophila DSM 43834 genome:
- a CDS encoding FUSC family protein has translation MPRLLRAALPAWLRRMLRPAPIPVDWSRIGVAALAVGLTPAVGLATGGIGETILISLGALCIAFSDPVSSYRYRLRRVGLTVLLGTVGFGLGIAAPSPWTGACVVVLISVLSVLASRMGDLWGAAGTQMLTFCIVATGHPVETMHGGQQLAWFLGGELLAFALIAATWPFRRTAPARHAVARVFETAARMLSTECGETRTEVRQHLTRALNEAHEVLISVAAGSTARSRVHDRLYVALTQATPMVEASVALAHAGTRVPDPPVRTMRTLARCLRSGALPPPHTSTTTPTDPTPLRALDNALGRLVHSLRTAKLADPGELDTGRDRRARFRVWREGLAVGRTGWLLAARMALCLAVAETIGLLLPLEQPYWVALTVALVLKPNSGSLFARTVLRGIGSVLGVIVASALLAGMAHGWWMLPFTVLLAALVPDTLSRHYGLFTGVVTCLVLLKMNQVESIPALPAVRLVDSLIGCVVVLAIGYVLSPLHRRPPLERGFADAVLTVSEYVSLSLTGMARERPALRRRSYRELAELRTTLRQRLVEPSSTSRTAEQWWPSIVVLERLVDGATERAIRIEGGNTGISLQRAQLIVSNMRSLARWLRCETSENATPSPTCVNEWLSEIENELTSSSWLRPEDTSPGQGSARPDSGRLITLSRSETRNPLTPPTSNDESAVNPPYGVRR, from the coding sequence TTGCCACGTCTGCTGCGAGCAGCCCTACCCGCCTGGCTCCGCCGGATGCTGCGCCCCGCCCCCATTCCCGTGGACTGGAGCCGGATCGGCGTGGCGGCACTGGCCGTCGGTCTCACCCCCGCCGTGGGACTAGCCACGGGAGGGATCGGGGAGACGATCCTGATTTCCCTCGGAGCTTTGTGCATCGCTTTCTCGGATCCGGTCAGTTCCTATCGGTACCGGTTGCGTCGTGTGGGGCTGACCGTACTGCTGGGCACCGTCGGATTCGGTCTCGGAATAGCCGCCCCGTCGCCGTGGACGGGCGCGTGCGTCGTCGTGCTCATTTCCGTCCTGTCCGTTCTGGCCAGCAGAATGGGCGACCTGTGGGGCGCGGCCGGCACCCAGATGCTGACCTTCTGCATCGTGGCCACCGGCCACCCCGTGGAAACCATGCACGGTGGACAACAGCTCGCGTGGTTCCTCGGCGGAGAACTGCTCGCCTTCGCGTTGATCGCGGCGACGTGGCCGTTCCGGCGCACCGCCCCGGCCAGACACGCCGTGGCACGGGTCTTCGAGACCGCCGCACGAATGCTGAGCACGGAGTGCGGGGAAACGCGCACCGAAGTCAGGCAACACCTGACCAGGGCGCTGAACGAAGCCCACGAGGTGCTGATCAGCGTGGCGGCGGGATCCACGGCACGCAGTCGCGTCCACGACAGGCTCTACGTGGCGCTCACCCAGGCCACGCCGATGGTGGAGGCCTCCGTCGCACTCGCCCACGCCGGCACGAGAGTTCCCGATCCTCCGGTGAGGACGATGCGCACGCTGGCCCGCTGCCTGCGCTCCGGAGCCCTTCCCCCGCCGCACACATCGACCACGACCCCCACCGACCCGACGCCCCTGCGCGCCCTGGACAACGCCCTCGGCAGGCTGGTCCACTCGCTGCGCACGGCGAAACTCGCCGATCCGGGCGAACTGGACACCGGACGCGACCGGCGCGCACGCTTCCGGGTGTGGCGCGAGGGCCTCGCGGTCGGCAGGACCGGGTGGCTGCTCGCGGCCCGCATGGCGCTGTGCCTGGCCGTGGCGGAAACGATCGGTCTGCTGCTTCCGCTGGAACAGCCCTACTGGGTCGCGCTGACGGTGGCGCTGGTTCTCAAGCCGAACTCGGGCTCGTTGTTCGCACGCACCGTGCTGCGCGGGATCGGAAGCGTGCTGGGGGTGATCGTGGCGAGCGCGCTGCTGGCCGGTATGGCCCACGGCTGGTGGATGCTGCCCTTCACGGTGTTGCTGGCCGCCTTGGTGCCCGACACGTTGAGCCGTCACTACGGCCTGTTCACCGGAGTCGTGACGTGCCTGGTGCTGTTGAAGATGAACCAGGTGGAGTCCATCCCCGCGCTTCCCGCGGTGCGGCTGGTCGACTCGCTCATCGGCTGCGTCGTCGTCCTAGCCATCGGTTACGTGCTCTCCCCGCTGCACCGTCGGCCTCCCCTGGAACGGGGCTTCGCCGATGCGGTGCTGACCGTCTCCGAGTACGTGTCGCTGTCCCTGACGGGAATGGCACGGGAACGGCCCGCCCTGCGGCGGCGCAGCTACCGGGAGCTTGCCGAGCTGCGTACCACGCTGCGACAGCGGCTCGTGGAACCGAGCTCGACGAGCAGGACGGCGGAGCAGTGGTGGCCGTCGATCGTCGTGCTCGAACGACTCGTCGACGGAGCCACCGAGCGCGCGATCCGCATCGAGGGCGGCAACACCGGGATCAGCCTGCAACGTGCCCAGCTGATCGTGTCGAACATGCGGTCGCTGGCCCGGTGGTTGCGGTGCGAGACCTCCGAGAACGCCACTCCATCACCCACGTGCGTGAACGAATGGCTCTCCGAGATCGAAAACGAGTTGACGTCCTCCTCGTGGCTGCGGCCGGAGGACACCTCGCCCGGACAGGGCTCCGCGCGCCCGGATTCCGGACGGCTGATCACCCTGTCACGTTCCGAAACGAGGAATCCCCTCACTCCACCGACTTCGAACGACGAAAGTGCGGTCAATCCCCCTTATGGAGTCCGGCGCTGA
- a CDS encoding monodechloroaminopyrrolnitrin synthase PrnB family protein: MGGNLSTLESLEYGSPAQLEAVRSADPLRADELCERLRGMNENADVAALVESLRALLPATERIAELSTDECLAAMRDLGMFLGSIKRHGTEPAEAVPEALPVLTELGSRTDMVPRDTVLHYCVWNPEGERRRMYTGHSQERILQDSVRHAFPRLNTGLRICDELNRTDPTAERFAVLARDLDECVGAMLESINAVVAEVSPVFFARTLRPYFEEISLRGRTYLGPAAAQVPLWLVDEVLWLSDRGIAEYEDFLLDSVPYGLPHWRELHAGWRGSPSVVTRLVEAFDVAGEHDRASNRLRAGANALAGVLRTIVTFRGRHYRIARQAYQEEVRLYPLGSGGAGVDLLQRVLLLTRQNARVASERTDQRRRSSRPASPTPTPAERKE, translated from the coding sequence GTGGGAGGCAACTTGAGCACACTCGAAAGCCTCGAATACGGTTCCCCCGCACAACTCGAAGCGGTTCGATCGGCCGATCCGTTGCGCGCGGACGAGCTCTGTGAGCGTCTTCGCGGGATGAACGAGAACGCCGACGTGGCGGCCCTGGTCGAATCGCTGCGCGCACTGCTGCCCGCGACCGAGAGGATCGCGGAACTGTCGACCGACGAGTGCCTCGCGGCGATGCGAGACCTGGGGATGTTCCTGGGCTCGATCAAACGCCACGGAACCGAACCCGCCGAGGCGGTGCCCGAAGCGCTTCCCGTACTGACCGAACTGGGCAGTCGCACCGACATGGTGCCGCGGGACACGGTGCTGCACTACTGCGTGTGGAACCCGGAGGGCGAGCGACGTCGGATGTACACCGGTCATTCGCAGGAACGGATCCTGCAGGACTCCGTGCGCCACGCCTTTCCCCGGCTGAACACCGGGCTGCGGATCTGCGACGAACTCAACCGCACCGACCCCACCGCGGAACGCTTCGCCGTGCTCGCGCGGGACCTCGACGAGTGCGTCGGTGCCATGCTCGAATCCATAAACGCGGTGGTGGCCGAGGTCAGCCCGGTGTTTTTCGCCCGCACGCTGCGCCCCTACTTCGAGGAGATATCGCTGCGGGGACGGACTTACCTCGGCCCGGCCGCCGCGCAGGTACCGCTGTGGCTCGTCGACGAGGTCCTGTGGCTGTCCGACAGGGGCATCGCCGAGTACGAGGACTTCCTGCTCGACTCCGTGCCCTACGGACTACCGCACTGGCGTGAGCTGCACGCGGGCTGGCGCGGCTCACCTTCGGTTGTGACCAGGCTCGTCGAGGCCTTCGACGTGGCCGGGGAGCACGACCGCGCGAGCAACCGGCTACGGGCCGGGGCGAACGCCCTGGCCGGTGTGCTGCGCACGATCGTCACCTTCCGCGGTCGTCACTACCGAATCGCCAGACAGGCCTACCAGGAGGAGGTTCGGCTGTACCCGCTGGGAAGCGGCGGAGCAGGAGTCGACCTGCTACAACGTGTGCTGCTGCTCACCCGGCAGAACGCCCGGGTCGCCTCCGAGCGGACCGATCAACGGCGTCGGAGCTCTCGTCCCGCTTCCCCCACACCGACACCAGCGGAGCGGAAAGAGTGA
- a CDS encoding class I SAM-dependent methyltransferase: protein MNTRTAAESYTFAPEWHAERERLGSLEGLWDPSSWRALLKIGISAGRSCLDVGAGGGSVSRMLADLVGPEGRVVALDSDTGFLERAGLPEQVEIRAHDLLSDVPVSETFDLVHARMTLSHLPQREEVLDRLVELCAPGGRVLLSEFDAEGASLAEQEPPRDDVERFQRVHDAVVAALARNGCDSRFAHRMPAALAARGLTEIDASPDGELVRGGSAAAEFYRHTFLRLREPILEHTPVDAETFDRVRERLRDPDFVTLSAPLVSVWGKRDESSDAVDRSARRRPGRSAG from the coding sequence ATGAACACGAGAACCGCTGCGGAGTCCTACACGTTCGCCCCCGAGTGGCACGCCGAGCGAGAACGGCTCGGCTCCCTGGAGGGACTCTGGGACCCGTCCTCCTGGCGAGCCCTGCTAAAGATCGGGATCAGCGCGGGGCGCTCCTGCCTGGACGTCGGCGCCGGAGGGGGGTCGGTCAGCCGGATGCTGGCCGATCTCGTAGGGCCGGAGGGACGTGTCGTGGCCCTCGACAGCGACACCGGTTTCCTCGAACGGGCCGGTTTGCCGGAGCAGGTCGAGATCCGTGCCCACGATCTGCTGTCCGATGTCCCCGTCTCCGAGACTTTCGACCTGGTGCACGCGCGGATGACGCTCTCGCATCTGCCGCAGCGGGAAGAGGTGTTGGACCGGCTCGTGGAACTGTGCGCCCCGGGAGGTCGGGTGCTGCTGTCCGAGTTCGACGCGGAGGGCGCGTCCCTGGCGGAGCAGGAGCCTCCCCGCGACGACGTGGAACGGTTCCAGCGCGTGCACGACGCGGTGGTGGCGGCACTGGCCCGCAACGGATGCGACTCGCGTTTCGCGCACCGGATGCCCGCGGCTCTCGCCGCACGCGGGCTCACCGAGATCGACGCCTCACCGGACGGCGAACTGGTGCGTGGCGGCAGCGCGGCCGCCGAGTTCTACCGGCACACCTTCCTGCGACTGCGTGAGCCGATCCTGGAACACACCCCGGTGGATGCGGAAACGTTCGACCGGGTGCGGGAACGCCTCAGGGACCCGGACTTCGTCACTCTTTCCGCTCCGCTGGTGTCGGTGTGGGGGAAGCGGGACGAGAGCTCCGACGCCGTTGATCGGTCCGCTCGGAGGCGACCCGGGCGTTCTGCCGGGTGA
- a CDS encoding antibiotic biosynthesis monooxygenase family protein, whose protein sequence is MPFVRPDDDYLTVFNVFETDTRSGQERVVDEMRAIVDNADYPGWLSSTVHAGLDEPGTLNCIQWKSLADLEARYAGERFTRNTAPLFDGITSSKRLLKTELEHTQHHPDLGEAIEMSPERDDYTVFVLLNVDPENQRELLDALAEPDEWIKTVPGYRSHTYYRGIDGTSVVNYAQWDSKESYDAFHALPEEQRPADVRNGRLRARSLITSRWANTYTAVHSRSADGS, encoded by the coding sequence ATTCCTTTTGTTCGTCCGGACGACGATTACCTGACGGTGTTCAACGTGTTCGAGACCGATACGCGCTCCGGCCAGGAACGCGTCGTCGACGAGATGCGCGCCATCGTCGACAACGCGGACTATCCCGGGTGGCTGTCGTCCACCGTGCACGCAGGACTGGACGAGCCGGGCACGCTCAACTGCATACAGTGGAAGAGTCTGGCCGATCTGGAAGCCAGGTACGCGGGAGAGCGGTTCACCAGGAACACGGCGCCGCTCTTCGACGGGATAACCTCGTCGAAGCGGTTGCTGAAGACGGAGCTCGAGCACACTCAGCATCATCCCGATCTGGGAGAGGCGATCGAGATGTCGCCGGAGCGCGACGACTACACGGTGTTCGTGCTTCTGAACGTGGATCCCGAGAACCAGCGTGAGCTCCTCGACGCTCTGGCCGAACCGGACGAGTGGATAAAGACCGTTCCGGGGTACCGCTCCCACACGTACTACCGGGGGATCGACGGGACCTCCGTGGTGAACTACGCGCAATGGGACAGCAAGGAGTCCTACGACGCCTTTCACGCGCTCCCGGAGGAGCAACGCCCCGCCGACGTCCGGAACGGACGGCTTCGGGCCCGTTCGCTGATCACCTCCCGGTGGGCGAATACTTACACGGCGGTGCACTCGCGCTCCGCGGACGGTTCCTGA
- a CDS encoding (2Fe-2S)-binding protein, which produces MYTCICAGVTEPEVRACIRTGADSVEEIGDRCLAGTGCGTCVERLENLLEEDRAVDELPSGTLSSGV; this is translated from the coding sequence ATGTACACGTGCATCTGCGCCGGCGTGACCGAACCGGAAGTACGGGCGTGCATCCGCACCGGAGCCGACAGCGTCGAGGAGATCGGGGACCGCTGTCTGGCCGGAACCGGCTGCGGTACGTGCGTGGAGCGACTGGAAAACCTCCTGGAGGAGGACCGAGCGGTGGACGAGCTCCCCTCCGGCACGCTGTCGAGCGGCGTCTGA
- the bfr gene encoding bacterioferritin: MQGDAEVISLLNEQLTSELTAINQYFLHSKMQANWGLTRLAEHTRTESFEEMRHAEWLSDRILFLEALPNYQRLFTLRIGQTLKEQFESDLAIEREVLDRIKPGITLCREKNDITTANLFEGILRDEEHHIDYLETQLELIETLGTQLYLSQLVESPPTSA, translated from the coding sequence ATGCAAGGCGACGCAGAGGTCATCTCGCTGCTCAACGAGCAACTCACCAGCGAGCTGACCGCCATCAACCAATATTTCCTGCATTCGAAGATGCAGGCCAACTGGGGTTTGACCAGGCTGGCGGAACACACCCGCACCGAGTCGTTCGAGGAAATGCGACACGCCGAATGGCTCAGCGACCGCATTCTCTTCCTCGAAGCCCTTCCGAATTACCAGCGATTGTTCACCCTGCGGATCGGCCAGACGCTCAAGGAGCAGTTCGAGTCCGATCTGGCGATCGAGCGCGAGGTCCTCGACCGCATCAAACCGGGCATCACGCTGTGTCGTGAGAAGAACGACATCACGACGGCGAACCTCTTCGAGGGCATCCTCCGCGACGAGGAACACCACATCGACTACCTCGAGACCCAGCTCGAGCTGATCGAGACCCTGGGCACACAGCTCTACCTGAGTCAGCTCGTGGAAAGCCCACCGACGAGCGCGTGA
- a CDS encoding ferredoxin codes for MQVGVDEDKCCGAGQCVMTAPEVFDQRDEDGIVVLLDSRPSEQLHEAVREAAEMCPAAAIELNQ; via the coding sequence ATGCAGGTCGGTGTCGACGAGGACAAGTGCTGCGGGGCGGGACAGTGCGTGATGACCGCTCCCGAGGTGTTCGACCAGCGCGACGAGGACGGGATCGTGGTGCTGCTGGACTCCCGGCCCTCCGAGCAGCTGCACGAGGCGGTGCGTGAGGCCGCCGAGATGTGTCCGGCCGCGGCTATCGAGTTGAACCAGTGA
- a CDS encoding TetR/AcrR family transcriptional regulator, whose translation MTERTVRSEQIRVTRESILTTAERLFAEHGVFAVSNRQISEAAGLGNNTAVSYHFGTKADLVRAIVREHSGRIEQLRRQLLANVGNEPEVRDWVDCLVRPSAEHLATLGCPTWYARFAAQVMTEPSLHGIMVEESLTSPDLHRIIDGFDRSLPDLPPQVRSERFAMSRQLMAHMYAERERALAEGVATPRASWHDAATGLVDAVTGLWLAPVTG comes from the coding sequence ATGACCGAGAGAACTGTCCGGAGCGAGCAGATCCGCGTCACGCGGGAGAGCATTCTGACCACCGCGGAGCGCCTGTTCGCCGAGCACGGGGTGTTCGCCGTGTCCAACCGCCAGATCAGCGAGGCGGCGGGGCTGGGCAACAACACCGCGGTCAGCTACCACTTCGGCACCAAGGCCGATCTGGTGCGGGCCATAGTGCGCGAGCACTCCGGGCGGATCGAGCAGTTGCGCAGGCAGCTGCTGGCGAATGTCGGAAACGAGCCGGAGGTCAGGGACTGGGTCGATTGCCTGGTACGCCCGAGCGCCGAGCACCTGGCCACGCTCGGGTGTCCCACCTGGTACGCCCGCTTCGCGGCGCAGGTGATGACGGAGCCCTCCTTGCACGGGATCATGGTCGAGGAGTCGCTGACCTCGCCGGACCTGCACCGGATCATCGACGGGTTCGACCGCTCGCTGCCCGACTTGCCGCCGCAAGTGCGCTCCGAACGCTTCGCCATGAGCCGACAGCTGATGGCGCACATGTACGCCGAACGCGAGCGTGCCCTGGCCGAGGGCGTTGCCACGCCCAGGGCGAGTTGGCACGACGCAGCGACCGGCTTGGTCGACGCGGTGACCGGGCTGTGGCTGGCTCCGGTCACCGGTTGA
- a CDS encoding cytochrome P450, translating into MTRDDGEQLLDYPLPASGALEPPEEWQRLRQQCPVAGVRLPSGDEASLVTRHEDVKQVLSDQRFTRDLGASGGARVSANESGGVFNTSMASALPQSGAAHQRWRRMVSKWFTAKRMATLRPEIESMAERLLDEMVEKGRPADLKAALGFPLPVWVICDLLGVPEADRDRFAYWSDTLLNLTRYGQEEIDAAQNEFVEYMAGHVAAKRADPGDDLLSALTTETDSAGEGVSDEVLVATGQGLLVAGHETTANMIGKMVAMLLSDRRRWQQLLEDGSLVRTAVEEALRYDANPGFGMPRYIGEQAHLADTTLPEGTTVVCSMAAANRDESVFDNAEDMTLGRSPNPHLAFGVGAHSCLGQALARTELQTVLEVLLRRLPSLKLAVPVDELRRVDGLVVGGLREVPVRW; encoded by the coding sequence GTGACCCGTGACGACGGTGAGCAGCTGCTGGACTACCCGCTCCCGGCGTCGGGAGCTCTGGAACCGCCGGAGGAGTGGCAGCGGTTGCGGCAGCAGTGCCCGGTTGCCGGGGTGAGGCTGCCCAGCGGGGACGAGGCGTCGTTGGTGACCAGGCACGAGGACGTCAAACAGGTGCTGTCCGATCAGCGCTTCACCAGGGATCTCGGCGCGAGCGGAGGTGCCAGGGTCTCGGCCAACGAGTCGGGAGGGGTGTTCAACACCTCCATGGCCTCCGCGCTTCCGCAGAGCGGTGCGGCGCACCAGCGTTGGCGGCGCATGGTCAGCAAGTGGTTCACGGCCAAGCGCATGGCCACGTTGCGTCCCGAGATCGAGTCCATGGCCGAGCGGCTGCTCGACGAGATGGTCGAGAAGGGCCGGCCCGCCGACCTCAAGGCGGCCCTGGGCTTTCCGCTGCCGGTGTGGGTGATCTGCGACCTGCTCGGAGTGCCCGAGGCGGATCGGGACAGGTTCGCGTACTGGTCCGACACCCTGCTCAACCTGACCCGCTACGGGCAGGAGGAGATCGACGCGGCGCAGAACGAGTTCGTCGAGTACATGGCCGGTCACGTCGCGGCCAAGCGGGCCGATCCCGGCGACGACCTGCTCAGCGCGTTGACCACCGAGACCGACTCGGCGGGCGAGGGGGTGTCGGACGAGGTCCTGGTGGCCACCGGACAGGGGTTGCTGGTGGCCGGGCACGAGACGACGGCGAACATGATCGGCAAGATGGTGGCCATGCTGCTGTCCGACAGGCGGCGCTGGCAGCAGCTGCTGGAGGACGGATCCCTGGTGCGCACCGCCGTCGAGGAAGCACTGCGCTACGACGCCAACCCCGGATTCGGCATGCCGCGCTACATCGGCGAGCAGGCCCACCTCGCCGACACGACCCTGCCGGAGGGAACCACCGTGGTGTGCAGCATGGCCGCGGCCAACCGGGACGAGAGCGTGTTCGACAATGCGGAGGACATGACCCTGGGGCGCAGTCCGAACCCCCACCTGGCGTTCGGTGTCGGTGCGCACTCGTGCCTGGGCCAGGCGCTGGCCCGCACCGAGCTGCAGACCGTGCTCGAAGTGCTGCTGCGGCGGCTGCCCTCCCTGAAACTCGCCGTGCCCGTGGACGAGCTGCGGCGGGTCGACGGGCTCGTGGTGGGAGGACTGCGCGAAGTACCGGTTCGGTGGTGA
- a CDS encoding MFS transporter produces MSHGDAAPPRETGPPRTSAVVVVLALAGIVVSLMQSLVIPLVPELPELLHASATGTTWVVTATLLAGAVATPAAGRLGDMYGKRRMLVLSLALMVLGSITGGLSNSLIPMIVGRALQGLAAGVIPLGISIMRDELPAERLGSAIAMMSASLGVGGALGLPAAAFLAEYANWHVLFWASAALGACATVLVLAVVPESSVRTGGRFDFPGAVGLSVGLVCLLLAISKGGDWGWSSGTTIGLLAASVIVLVLWGRWELHTPRPLVDLRVSAHRQVLLTNLASTVFGFAMFAMSLILPQLLQLPDSLDYGMGHSMLVVGMVMAPSGLVMMAMAPVSARISKLGGPKVTLMVGAVVVAVGYGINTVLMSQIWQLVLVSGVIGAGIGLAYGAMPALITAAVPVSETGAANSLNTLMRSIGTSVSSAVAGVVLAQLTVTLGPVTVPSQTGFRVIMGIAVFAALAALVIAAFLPGRRPHGDFTASGETTTTPETASTSS; encoded by the coding sequence GTGTCACACGGCGATGCCGCCCCACCCCGAGAGACCGGACCACCCCGAACATCCGCCGTCGTCGTGGTGCTGGCGCTGGCCGGAATCGTGGTCTCGCTGATGCAGAGCCTGGTGATTCCGCTGGTTCCCGAACTCCCCGAACTCCTCCACGCCTCCGCCACGGGCACTACCTGGGTGGTCACCGCGACCCTGCTCGCAGGAGCGGTCGCGACCCCAGCGGCGGGCCGCCTGGGAGACATGTACGGCAAGCGGCGCATGCTCGTGCTCAGCCTGGCGCTGATGGTGCTCGGCTCGATCACGGGCGGCCTGAGCAACTCGCTCATTCCCATGATCGTCGGGCGTGCCCTGCAGGGGCTGGCCGCCGGTGTCATCCCGCTGGGAATCAGCATCATGCGCGACGAGCTTCCGGCCGAACGCCTCGGCTCGGCGATAGCGATGATGAGCGCTTCGCTGGGAGTGGGCGGAGCACTCGGGCTGCCCGCAGCCGCGTTCCTGGCCGAGTACGCCAACTGGCACGTGCTGTTCTGGGCTTCCGCCGCACTGGGGGCCTGCGCCACCGTGCTCGTGCTCGCCGTCGTTCCGGAATCCTCGGTGCGCACCGGAGGACGATTCGACTTCCCGGGGGCGGTCGGTCTGTCGGTCGGACTGGTCTGCCTGCTGCTGGCGATCTCCAAAGGCGGCGACTGGGGCTGGAGCAGCGGCACGACCATCGGCCTGCTCGCCGCTTCGGTGATCGTGCTGGTGCTGTGGGGCAGGTGGGAGCTGCACACGCCTCGCCCACTGGTGGACCTGCGCGTCAGCGCACACCGGCAGGTACTGCTCACCAATCTCGCCTCGACGGTGTTCGGGTTCGCGATGTTCGCGATGTCGCTGATCCTGCCGCAGTTGCTGCAGCTGCCCGACTCCCTCGACTACGGGATGGGACACAGCATGTTGGTCGTGGGAATGGTGATGGCTCCCTCGGGGCTGGTGATGATGGCCATGGCCCCGGTTTCAGCGCGCATCTCGAAACTCGGCGGTCCCAAGGTGACCCTGATGGTCGGCGCCGTGGTCGTGGCGGTCGGCTACGGGATCAACACGGTGCTTATGTCACAGATATGGCAGCTCGTCCTGGTCTCGGGCGTGATCGGAGCCGGTATCGGACTGGCCTACGGAGCCATGCCCGCGCTCATCACGGCGGCCGTGCCCGTGTCCGAGACCGGAGCGGCCAACAGCCTCAACACCCTCATGCGCTCCATCGGCACCTCGGTCTCCAGCGCGGTCGCCGGCGTGGTCCTCGCGCAGCTGACCGTCACGCTCGGCCCCGTCACGGTCCCCTCGCAGACCGGATTCCGCGTGATCATGGGGATCGCCGTCTTCGCCGCCCTCGCGGCCCTGGTGATCGCGGCCTTCCTGCCCGGTCGGCGGCCGCACGGCGATTTCACCGCCTCGGGGGAAACCACCACGACCCCGGAGACCGCCTCCACCTCCTCCTGA
- a CDS encoding amino acid permease: protein MEDQRTPEAPRNTPAAPSRSAAAGLAYRLARRKPVEQLTGETGQLRRSLGLAQLTMISIGATLGTGIFVVLGEAVPKAGPAVVLSFVLAGLTALFSALSYAELAGMIPASGSSYSYTYATLGELVAWVCGWCLILEYGVSVAAVAVGWGQYLNELLHLTVGVTIPEVFSQPPGEGGLINIPAVVVVLLAMFLLLGGARESARANAVMVVIKIATLLVFCAVAFTAVRDGNFTPFMPLGMAGVSAAGATLFFSYIGFDAASTAGEEARDARRDLPRAIVLSLFVVTALYCLVALAAVGAMPWRRFADAEAVLSQVLTQATGAGVLWSVLLSVGALVAISSVVLAVMYGQTRILFSMSRDGLMPRVFSRVDERTGTPRKNVVIVSLAVAVLSAAVPLGSLADATSIGTLFAFGLVNVAVLVLRRNRPELPRGFRVPLSPVTPLLGAGFCLYMMASLGAETWLVFLGWMTAGLVLYFAYGMRKSRLNASAPRADTAE from the coding sequence GTGGAAGACCAACGCACTCCGGAAGCGCCCCGAAACACACCGGCCGCCCCCTCCCGGTCGGCAGCGGCGGGGCTGGCTTACCGGCTGGCCCGCCGCAAACCGGTCGAGCAGCTGACCGGCGAGACCGGCCAGCTGCGCCGCTCACTCGGACTGGCCCAGCTCACCATGATCAGCATCGGAGCGACGCTGGGTACCGGCATCTTCGTCGTCCTCGGTGAAGCCGTTCCCAAGGCGGGTCCGGCCGTGGTGCTGTCCTTCGTGCTCGCGGGGCTCACCGCGCTGTTCTCCGCGTTGTCCTACGCCGAACTGGCCGGCATGATCCCGGCCTCCGGGTCCTCGTACTCCTACACCTACGCCACGCTGGGCGAACTGGTCGCGTGGGTGTGCGGCTGGTGTCTGATCCTGGAGTACGGAGTGTCCGTGGCCGCGGTGGCGGTCGGCTGGGGCCAGTACCTGAACGAGCTGCTGCACCTCACCGTCGGCGTGACGATTCCCGAGGTCTTCAGCCAGCCCCCGGGAGAGGGAGGCCTGATCAACATCCCGGCCGTGGTCGTGGTGTTGCTGGCCATGTTCCTGCTGCTCGGAGGAGCTCGGGAAAGCGCACGGGCCAACGCGGTGATGGTGGTGATCAAGATCGCCACGCTGCTGGTGTTCTGCGCGGTGGCCTTCACCGCCGTACGCGACGGCAACTTCACCCCCTTCATGCCGCTCGGCATGGCGGGAGTCAGCGCGGCGGGGGCGACGCTGTTCTTCTCCTACATCGGTTTCGACGCCGCCTCCACGGCGGGTGAGGAGGCCCGCGACGCCAGGAGGGACCTCCCCAGGGCGATCGTGCTGTCCCTGTTCGTGGTCACCGCCCTGTACTGCCTGGTGGCGCTGGCCGCCGTCGGTGCCATGCCCTGGAGACGTTTCGCCGACGCCGAGGCGGTGCTCAGCCAGGTGTTGACGCAGGCCACGGGGGCGGGCGTGCTCTGGTCGGTGCTGCTGTCCGTGGGCGCACTCGTGGCGATCTCCAGCGTGGTGCTCGCCGTGATGTACGGGCAGACCCGGATCCTGTTCTCCATGTCCCGCGACGGACTGATGCCCCGCGTGTTCTCCCGGGTCGACGAGCGTACCGGAACCCCGCGGAAGAACGTCGTGATCGTCTCGCTGGCCGTGGCCGTGCTCTCCGCCGCGGTCCCGCTGGGCTCCCTCGCGGACGCGACCAGCATCGGCACCCTGTTCGCCTTCGGGCTCGTCAATGTGGCCGTGCTCGTGCTGCGACGGAACCGCCCCGAGCTGCCCCGTGGCTTCCGGGTGCCGCTGTCCCCGGTGACCCCGCTGCTCGGAGCAGGGTTCTGCCTGTACATGATGGCGAGCCTGGGCGCGGAGACCTGGCTGGTTTTCCTCGGTTGGATGACGGCCGGGCTGGTGCTCTACTTCGCCTACGGGATGCGGAAATCACGGTTGAACGCTTCCGCCCCGCGCGCGGACACCGCGGAGTGA